The genomic segment CGGCTCCCCCACTGACACGGGATTCGTGACTGCGGCCGCGTCGTTGGAATGGCTACAGGCGAGCGCACTGGTGCACGACGACCTGATGGACGGCTCCGACACCCGGCGCGGGCGACCCAGCATCCATCGCGAGTACGAAGCGCGGCACCGTACCGAAGCGCGATCCGGAGACGCCGCTGGCTTCGGACTCTCGACGGCAGTACTGCTCGGCGACCTCATGCTGTCCTGGTGCGATGAAATGCTGACTCGAGCGGTTCTGGACTCACCCTCGATGGCGGCCAACCTCGGCAACGCTCGACGCTTCCTCGACCTCTGCAAGTCGGAGGTCGTCGCGGGCCAGTTCCTCGATGTCGTCGGGCAGACGCGACCATCCCTCACGGTCGACGAAGCCATGAAGGTCGTTCGCTACAAGTCAGCGAAGTACACCGTCGAACGTCCGCTCCATATCGGAGCCGCTCTGGCCGGCGCGGAGCCCGACCTGATCGCAGGCCTGACCGACGTGGCGTTGCCGCTCGGCGAGGCATTCCAACTGCGTGATGACGTGCTCGGTGTATTCGGCGACCCCTCAGTGACCGGCAAGCCCGCAGGAGACGATCTCCGTGAGGGCAAACGAACTGTGCTCGTCGCGCGTACGTCCGAGCTGACTGACGACGCAGGTCGCGCGTTGCTCCAGGAACACCTCGGCACCGCTGAAGGCATCGACGCCGTACGCGAGCTGATCGAGTCCTCGGGCGCTCTCGCCGCAGTCGAGGCTGACATCGCCCGGCTCGAGGATCAGGCTGAGTCGGCTCTCAGCGCTCTGGGACCTGAAGCGCGCGACATCCTCGGACCTCTCGCGCTCACAGCAACCCGTCGAACTCGCTGACTCCCAGGTCGTCGCGCACGATCACCGCAAAAGACGTCGCCTGTCCGG from the Aeromicrobium panaciterrae genome contains:
- a CDS encoding polyprenyl synthetase family protein, whose product is MTARADDPEFRTQVDVALVSFVDRQRPILAELGPDLGEFADSALGFVVGGKRLRPQFCFAGWLIAGGSPTDTGFVTAAASLEWLQASALVHDDLMDGSDTRRGRPSIHREYEARHRTEARSGDAAGFGLSTAVLLGDLMLSWCDEMLTRAVLDSPSMAANLGNARRFLDLCKSEVVAGQFLDVVGQTRPSLTVDEAMKVVRYKSAKYTVERPLHIGAALAGAEPDLIAGLTDVALPLGEAFQLRDDVLGVFGDPSVTGKPAGDDLREGKRTVLVARTSELTDDAGRALLQEHLGTAEGIDAVRELIESSGALAAVEADIARLEDQAESALSALGPEARDILGPLALTATRRTR